In the genome of Neovison vison isolate M4711 chromosome 3, ASM_NN_V1, whole genome shotgun sequence, one region contains:
- the INSIG2 gene encoding insulin-induced gene 2 protein: MAEGETESPGPKKRGPYISSVTSRSVNLMIRGVVLFFIGVFLALVLNLLQIQRNVTLFPPDVIASIFSSAWWVPPCCGTASAVIGLLYPCIDRHLGEPHKFKREWSSVMRCVAVFVGINHASAKVDFDNNIQLSLTLAALSIGLWWTFDRSRSGFGLGVGIAFLATLVTQLLVYNGVYQYTSPDFLYVRSWLPCIFFAGGITMGNIGRQLAMYECKVIAEKSHQE; the protein is encoded by the exons atggcagaaggagagacagaatcacCTGGGCCCAAAAAGCGCGGCCCCTACATTTCATCTGTCACGAGCAGGAGTGTGAACTTGATGATTCGTGGAGTGGTACTATTTTTTATTGGAGTATTTCTTGCCTTAGTGTTAAATTTACTTCAGATTCAGAGAAATGTGACGCTCTTTCCACCTGACGTGATCGCCAGCATCTTTTCTTCAGCGTGGTGGGTACCGCCGTGCTGTGGCACAGCCTCAG CTGTGATTGGATTATTATACCCCTGCATTGACAGGCATCTAGGAGAACCACATAAATTTAAAAGAGAGTGGTCCAGTGTGATGCGGTGCGTAGCCGTCTTTGTTGGTATAAATCATGCCAGCGCT AAAGTGGATTTTGATAACAACATACAGTTGTCTCTCACACTGGCTGCCCTCTCCATTGGACTATGGTGGACGTTTGATAGATCTAGAAGTGGTTTTGGCCTTGGAGTAGGAATTGCTTTCTTGGCAACCTTGGTCACTCAACTGCTAGTCTATAATGGTGTTTatca ATACACATCTCCAGATTTTCTCTATGTTCGTTCTTGGTTACCATGTATATTTTTTGCTGGAGGCATAACAATGGGAAACATTGGTCGACAACTGGCAATG TATGAATGTAAAGTTATCGCAGAAAAATCTCATCAGgaatga